The Meiothermus sp. Pnk-1 DNA window CCGTAGGGGTCGCGGTCCTCAGCGCCCTGAACGGAGGGCTTTACCGGGAGGTGGCCGCGGTGGGCCTCTGCCTGGGCCTCTTCTCGGCCACCGCGCTCTTTGCCCTGGGAGGAAAAAGGTGGTGAGGCTCGAGGGGGTCACCAAGGCGTTCGGCGCGGGGATGGGGGTCTTCGGGGTGGAGCTGGAGGTGATCCCCGGGGAGATCCTGGTCCTTTTGGGGGCTTCGGGAAGCGGCAAGAGCACCCTCCTTAACCTGGTAGCGGGGCTTCTCCTCCCCGACCGGGGGCGGGTGGTCCTGGCCGAGAAGGAGGTGACCCGCCTGCCCCCGGAGCGACGCCAGGTAGCCTATGTCTTCCAGGACTTGGGCCTTTGGCCCCACCTCACCGCCTTGGAGCACCTCCTCCTGGTGATGCCGCACCCCGAGCGCAAGGAGGCCCTGGCTTTGTTGGAGCGGGTGGGGCTTCTGGATCACGCCCACCGGCGGCCCGGGGAGCTTTCCGGCGGGCAGAAGCAGCGCATAGCCCTGGCCCGGGCCTTGGCCCGGAAACCTCAGGTCATCCTCCTGGACGAGCCCTACAGCGCCCTGGACCCGGTGCTCCGGGAAGGCTTGCGCCTCGAGGTGCGGGCCCTTCTCAAGGAGACGGGGACCACCGCCTTGCACGTGACCCACGACCCCGAAGAGGCCATGCTCCTGGGGGACCGGGTAGGGGTGATGGCCGGAGGGAGGCTTCTGGAGGTGGGGCCGCCCCGGGAAGTCTACGAGCGGCCGCTGTCGCTAGCCGCTTTCCTGGCTTTTGGCCGGGCCAACGTGCTGTCGGACGGGGAAGGCTTTTTGGCTTTCCGCTACGAGGAGGTAGCCCCGGGAGGCCCCCTTTGCGCCCGGGTGCTGGAGAGGCGGGAGGTTCGGGGGGAGGTGCTGTGCCGGGTCCGCCTGCCCCAGGGGGAGGCCTGGGTGCGCCTCGAGGCCCAACCGGGGCAGGAGGTGGGGCTAACTCTCCTCCGGCCCCGGCGGCTCGCCCCAAAGGCCGAGGTCTTGGCTAAAGGGTGATCACTTGGTCCACCCCCGGTAGAGGTCGGGGAAGCACCCCACCTCCACCCCCTCCACCCCGTGGACCCCGACCTCCAGCTGGGGCAGGATCATCTGGGCCAGCTTGTGGCTCGCCGCCCTGGGACTGGAAAGCACGTAGGCCACCCGCATGGTTACCCCCTAGTGCGCCGCCCCTTCCGCGGCCAATAGCGCCAAGGAGGAGGGGATCCCGCCCACGTCCCACCTTGCAGCCACCCGCCAGGCCTCGAGGTCCACCTTCGCCACCTGGCCCAGGGTGGGGTCGGAGAGGTAGGCCACCCCGTGCCCTAGGGCGAGGCCTGGCCTTGGGGCGTCCTGGGGAAGGGGTTTTATGGCCTCGAGGCTTCCCACTACTCGCCCCGCCTCGGGGTCCACCTTAAGGAAGCGCCCGTCGGCGGTGAGGACATAGAGGACCTCCCCCTCGAGGTCAAAGCCGAAGCGGAGGGGGTTGGCCGGGAGGGGTAGCACCCGGACCCCCGAGTTCCCCACAAGGGCCAGCCCCTGGCCCAGGTTCCCCACAAAAAGGGGCCTTTGCGGATGGGCCACCAGGGTTCCCACCCGGGCGCCCTCCGGGGTCCCTTGGGGGTAGGCCACCTTCCGGCCCAGAAGCCCCTGCCCCCGGCGCTCCACCAGCAGCACTCCGTCGGCACAGCCGAAGGCCGCCACCTCCCCCTTGGTGGCGCTCCCGTGGAGCCTGGGGCAGGCCTGGAGGAGGGCGAGGACCCTGGTCCCCCCAAGGGTGTAGGCCTCCACCCGGCCGCCCTCCAGCCCGCCTACGAGAAGGAGGTTCCCGAGAAAGGCCATGGAGGCGTGGTCGGCCCCGCCCGTGGCCAGGAGGCGGGGGGTGAGGTCCAGGCCCAGGCGGCGGAGGTCAAAAAGGGCCACGGTCCCGTCCCCGTCGTGGAACACCCCGAGGAACTCCCCTCCCAGGGCCACGTGGGTGGGCTTGGGCCCGGTGCGGAGGGTGACAGCCACGTAGGGGTTTTCCAGGTGGACGTCCTGGTGGTCCCCGTGGTCCTTTAAGCCGAGCCCGCCCCAAAGGAAGCTCACCGCCTTCCCCTCCCGGTGCACCGCCAGGGCGTACTGGCCGCCGGGGAGGGGGTAGAGGGTCGCCGGGGCAGGCACGGTGAAGCGGCCAAGCTCCCTGCCCTCCTCGTCTAGAACCCGCACCAAAGCCTCCCGGGCGTCGGCCACCACCAGGCGGTGGAGCCCCCCGTGGTTCGGGTGGGCCTCGTCGCCGTGAGCTAGGGCAAAAGCCAAAACCATCAACATCGCCGCACTCAGTCTTCCTCTCCTTCCCGGTTGGGCTATTCCGGCCAGGGCGGTGCAAAGCACCAGGGTGGGCCCTGGTCCCGGGCTTCCGCCCCCGTATAGATAATGAAAACTCATTATCAGTTTGTCAAGCCCTCCCACCCTCTCCAGCCCTTTTTCCGCACCAGGGGCTTGAATGGAGCTCTAGCCGGGCTTGGGCAGGGCTAGGGTCACCCCCACCCAGCAGAGTACCGCGCACAGAAGCAGCGCCGCTTGGACCCCGAGGAGATGGGAGGCCCCCCCGATGAACAGACCCCCCAGCGGCGTACTGCCCAGCAAAAGCAGCTGGTATACGCTGCTCACCCGCCCCCGCAGCTCGTCGGGGGCCTCGAGCTGGAGGAAGTTGTTGGCCTGGGTGGAGAAAAAAACCCCGCTCAGGCCCAACCCCAGCAGCAGCAGGCTGCTGGCCAGGTACGAGGGGGACAGCGCGAGCCCCCCTAAGACCCCGCCAAAGAGCGCCGCTATCCATAACAGCCGGCCCAGCCTTGGCCGCCCGCCGTAGAGGGTAAACAAGGCCCCCGCCAGCGAACCGAATCCCAGCATCGCCCCCAGTCCCCCGTACTCCGCGCTCTTGTCCTGCAGGTGCAGCGCGTACCCCCCTACCAAGGGCAGGATCACCGTGAAGTTGTACCCAAAAGTGCCGATAAAGGCCACCAGCAAGGTCAGGCGGCGCAGCTCCGGATGGCGCCAGAGGTAGCCGAGCCCCTCGCCCAGTTCGCTCCAGATCCGCACCCGCCCCCCGCGCCTCGGCGCCGGCAAACTGCGCATGTCCATGAGGCGTAAGCCCACCAATACCGCCAGAAAGCTCAGGGCGTTGAGCCAGAACATCGCCGCCAGCCCTAGCGGCCCGATCAAAAGCCCAGCCAGCGCCGGTCCCAGCACCCGCGAGCCGTTGAACGCGGCCGAGTTGAGGGCCAGCGCGTTGGCCCGCCGCTCAGGGTCTACCAGGTTGACCACGAACGCCCGGCGCACCGGCTGGCTCACCGCGTTCACCGTGCCCTGCAGGAACACCAGCCAGTAAATCTGCCACAGCCGGATATGCCCCCAGCTCACCAGGGCGGCGAAGACCGCCGCAAGCAGCATGGCCAGGGTTTGGCTCCAGAAGATCAGGCGGTAGCGATCGCTCCGGTCAGCCCACACCCCGCTGGGCAGCACAAACAGCAAAGAGGGCAGAAACTGAAACCCCGCAACCAGCCCCACCGCGGCGGGGGTATCGGCAATGCGCAGCACCAATAGGGCCTGGGCGGTGCTCTGCATCCAGGTTCCGGTGAGGGAGATCAGCTGGCCCCAGAAGTAGAGGCGATAGTTGCGCACTTCGAGGGAGCGAAATCCCGCGCGAAGCGCCGATAGGGCCCTCCGGGTCATGTTCTCTAGCTTATCCCTTATGCGGCAACCAGCGGCCCCCGCCCACCCCCTCTGCCCCCGCAAGAAGGCTGGCCTAAGGCCCGCGCGGGTGACCAGAGAACACCGGGATGGGCTGCCCATCCGGCCCCACCGCCACCATGACAAACCCCGCCCGACAGGCCAACCGCCGCTCGTCGCGCTCCATCGGCTCCACCCACATCTCCACCTCGAGCCGCATCGAACTCTTTCCCACCTCCTTGACCCAGGCCACCAGCTCCACGATCGAGCCCTGCGGCACCGGATGGCGGAAGTCCATGGCGTCGGCATGCACCGTCACCACCTTGCCGCGGGCGTGTCGGGTCGCGGCCACAAAAGCGGCCTCGTCCATCCAGGCCATGGCCGTACCCCCGAACAGGCTGCCGTAGTGGTTGCAGTCGCCGGGGCGCACCAGGTGAACGGTACGGGTCTCGGCCCTCACGCCGGCCTCGAGCCCCGCCCCGCCCGGTGCCCGGCTCATCGGAGGGCCTCCTCGGGGAAGTAGAAGTCCGCATCGGAGAGGGGCTCGACCCGGAGGGCCTTGACGTAGCCGTTGCCCTTGGTGGAGAAGAAGTCGTGGTGCTTGGTCTCGGTGCGCAACCCGGCCAGCACCACCGGGTTTACGTCCTCGGCCTCCACCCCGAAGTAGGGCTCCAACCCCAGGTTCATCAGGGCCTTGTCGGCGTTGTAGCGGGAGAAGCGGAGCACCGCCTCCTCCAGGCCGATGGGGGCGTAGAGCGCCTGGGTGTAGCGGGCCTCGAGCCGGTCCAGCCGCTCGAGCATCTCCAGCACCGCCCGGCCCGCCCTTTCCCCCTCCCGCTCGCCCATGCGGGAGCGCACCTCCTGGGCCAGCAGGCCCACGTACACCCCGTGGATGGCCTCGTCGCGGAGGATCAGGCTGATGATCTCGCCCGAGCTGGTGAGCCGCCCCTGTCCGGCCAGGTATAGCGGGTAGAAGAAACCCGAGTAAAAGAGGTAGGACTCCAGAAGCACGCTCGCGGCCATGGCCCGGTAGAGGCTCCCCGGGTCCTGGATTTCGGTGTAGGCCCTGTGAATCAGGGCCAGCTTGGCCTGCAGCTCGGGCTGGTGGCGCACCCAGTCGAACAGGGCCTCGATGCGCTCCGAGGTGCACAGCGTGGAGAAGATGGAGCTGTAGCTCTTGGCGTGCATGTGCTCCATGGCCCCCATAAAGGAGAGCACCGCCTTGGCCTGCAGGCCCGGCACCCAGCGGGCGATCTGCGGCATCCCCACCCCACCCTGCACGGTATCCAGAAGGGTGAGCCCGGCCAGCACCTCCTCGTAGGCGCGCTGCTCGGCGGGGCCCAGGGTCATCCAGGAGAGCTTGTCGTCGGCCAGGGGGATCTCCTCGTCCACCCAGAACTGCCGCACGTTCTGGTCCCAGAACATCTTGGTGTAGGGGTCGTCGGGGCGGTTCCAGTTGACCGCTTGGAAAGGATCCTGAGGGGAGAGAACTTCGCTCATAAAGGCTCCTGTGGGTTGTGCTCCGGCTTTGCCCGGAGTTGCCGCGCCGCTTCCACGAGGTTGACCAGGGCTGGCCTCACCTCCGCCCATCGGCGGGTTTTCAGGCCGCAGTCGGGGTTGACCCAGAGCTGATCCGGCCTCAGGTACTGCAGGGCCTTCTGCAAAAGCGCGACCATTTCGGAAACAGGGGGTACGCGCGGAGAGTGGATGTCGTAGATTCCCGGCCCGATCTGGTTGGGGTAGCGGTAAGCGGTGAAGGCCTCGAGCAGATCCATCTTTGAGCGCGAGGCTTCGATTGAGATGACGTCGGCGTCCATATCGCCAATGGACCGTATGATGTCGTTGAACTCGGAGTAGCACATATGGGTGTGGATCTGGGTCTCGTCGGCTACGGCCGAGGAGCAGAGGCGAAAGCACTCCACCGCCCAGGCCAGGTAGTGATCCCACTCGGCCCGCCGCAGGGGTAAGCCCTCCCGGAGGGCCGGCTCGTCGATCTGGATGACGCGAATCCCGGCCCGCTCGAGGTCAATGACCTCATCGCGAAGGGCCAGGGCAATCTGGCGGCAGACCTGCTCGCGCGGGAGGTCATCGCGCACAAAAGACCATAGCAGCATGGTCACCGGCCCGGTCAGCATGCCCTTCACCGGCTTATGCGTGAGCGACTGGGCGTAGCTCGACCACTCCAGCGAGATCGGGCGGGGGCGCGATACATCGCCAAAGAGAATCGGGGGGCGCACATAGCGCGAGCCGTAGCTTTGCACCCAGCCGTGCTGGGTGAAGGCATAGCCCTCGAGCCGCTCGGCAAAATACTGCACCATGTCGTTGCGCTCGAACTCCCCGTGCACGAGAACATCCAAGCCGATCTCCTCCTGCCAGCGGATCGCCTCCTCTACCTGCCGTCTGAGGAAGCCGGTGTACCCCTCGGCGCTCAGCTCGCCCCTGGAGAAGGCCGCACGGGCCTTGCGCACCTCGCCGGTCTGGGGAAAGGAACCGATGGTAGTGGTCGGGAAGAGGGGCAGCCCAAGGTGGGCTTGCTGGGCCTTGCGCCGCAGCGGAAAAGGGCTCTTGCGGCGGGTCATCTCGGGGGTAATCCGGGCCAGGCGGTCTCGCACCTGAGGATCGTAGACCTTGGCCGAGGTTTTACGCGCGATAACCGCCGCCGCCGAAGCCGCCAGCTCGTCCTTTACCGCTTCGCGCCCCTGGTTGAGGGCGCGGCCCAGGATCGAGAGCTCCTCTAGCTTCTGGATTGCGAAGGCCAGCCAGGACTTCAACTCCGGGTCAAGGGCGGTCTCCAGGGAGAGGTCGATCGGTACGTGCAGAAGGGAGCAGGACGGCGCCACGATTATCCGCTCCTCCCCCCGCGCCTCCACCACGGGCTCGAGCCGGTCGAGAATGGCCGGCAAATCCGAGCGCCAGACGTTGCGCCCGTCTATCACCCCGAGCGAGAGGGTGAGTTCTGCCGGGGCCTTCCGCAACACTGGCTCGAGCTGGTCGGGGGCGCGCACTAGGTCGAGGTGGATACCGGCGACCGGCAGCGAGAGTACGAGCTCGAGGTTATCTCCATACCCACCAAAATAGCTGGTAAGGAGAACGCGCAAATTTGGCACTGCCCTGGCTATGGCTGTATAGGCCGTGCGGAAAGCGCCAAGGGCAGTTTCATCCAGGTCGAGCGACAAGGCCGGCTCATCCATCTGTACCCACTGGGCCCCGTGCTCGTACAAGCGGCGCAACACCTCGATATAGACCGGCACCAAGCGGTCTATCAGGGTGAGGGGGTTCAGGGCCTTGGGTGTGCTCTTGGCGAGCTTGAGGTAGGTTACGGGCCCCACCAGGACTGGCCGGGTCTGGTAGCCCAAGGCTTTGGCCTCCAGATACTCGTCGATGGGTTTGGTGGCGGCCAGTTGAAAATTCTGGTTTGCCTCCAGCTCCGGCACCATGAAGTGGTAGTTGGTGTCGAACCACTTGGTCATCTCGAGCGCGGGCACGCCCCCGGCGTTGAGGGTTGCGCTGCCGCGCGCCATGGCGAAGTACACCTCCAGCGAGGGTTCGCCCCGGCTCCAACCATAGATGGCCGGAATCGCCCCCACCATGACGCTGGTATCGAGCATGTGGTCGTAGAGCGAGAAGTCGTTGCTGGGGAGGTGGGTGATACCCAGGGCGTGTTGCCTGGCCCAGTTGGCCTTGCGCAGGCCACGCGCCACCTCCCGCAGGGCGGAGGCGGAGGTTTTTCCAGACCAGAACTCCTCCAAAGCGAATTTGAGCTCCCGTCTGGGACCGATTCTTGGAAAGCCCAGATTGCTGACGGCAACAGGCATATTGGTTCCTTTCTAGGCCCGGCTATACGGCCTCCGGTAGGCCGTCACACCGCGCAGGCCAGGCACTCCTCCACCGTGAGGTTCCGGGTGCGGGTGTAGTAGAGGCTCTTGAGGCCCTTCTTCCAGGCGTAGACGTACAGCCGGGCCAGCTCGCGGGTGCTGGTCTCGCTGGTGACGTAGAGCACCGTGCTGATGCCCTGGTCCACGTGGGGCTGGATCTCGGCCACCAAGTCGATCACGCGGTACATGTCCATGTGGTAGGCCGACTTGTAGTACCAGTAGGTCTCTTCGGAGAGGTAGGGCACCGGATAGTAGGTGGTGGCGTTGCCGTAGGTGCGGGTCTCCACCACGTCCACGATGGGGGCTATGGAAGGGGTGGCGTTCTGGATGTAGCTGATGGAGGCCGTGGGGGCGATGGCCAGGCGGTAGGCGTGGTAGAGGCCGTGCTGCTGCACTTCCCTCCGGAGCCTCTCCCAGTCGGCGGGGGAGGGGAGGGGAATCCCGGCGAACAGCTCCCGCACGGCCTGGGTGCGGGGGCGGTAGTCGGTGTGTTCGTAGCGCTCGAAGTACTCCCCGCTGGCGTAGTCGGAGTTCTCGAAGCCCTCGAAGCGCACCCCCCGCTCGCGGGCGATGTGCATGGAGCGCTCGAGGGAGTGGTAGTTCACCGCCGCGAAGAAGCTGCGGGCGAAGTCACGGGCTTCCTCCGACTCGTAGGGGATGTGGTTCTTGGCCAGGTAGCCGTGCAGGTTCATGGCCCCCAACCCCACCGCATGGAAGGCCCGGTTGGCCCGCCCCACTCCGGGGGCGTTCCGCACGTCGGAGAGGTCGCTCACCGCGGTAAGGGCGTCCATGGCGGTATGTACGCTCTCTTGCAGCTTCCCCGAGGCCATCACGCCCGCGATGTTGAGCGAGCCCAGGTTACAGCTCACGTCGTAGCCGATCCGGTCGGGCTGGCCGTAGTCGCCGATCTGCGAGGTGGTTTGGAGCTGGAAGATCTCGGTGCAGAGGTTGGACATCTTGATCTGCCCCAGCCGCCGCAGCGCGTGGACCCGGTTGGCGTTGGAGCGGTAGACGATGTAGGGATAGCCCGACTCGAACTGGGTCTGGGCGATGCGGGTGAGCATCTGGCGGGCCTCGAGGGGCCGCTTCTTCACCTCGGGGTGGGCCACCAGCCGCTCGTACATGCGGTCGAGGTCCATGTCGTCGAGGTGCTCGCCGAAGACCTGATAGACCGAGTAGGGGGCGAAGACGTAGAACTCCCGGCCCGCCTGGGCCAGCTCGAAGAACTTGTCCGGCACGATCAGGCCCAGCGAGAGGGTCTGGAGGCGGCTCTTCTCGTCGGCGTTGATCTTCTTGGTGTCCAAAAACTCCTCCACGTCCCAGTGGAAGATGTTGAGGTACACCGCCCCCGCGCCCTTGCGCTGGCCCATCTGGTCGGCGTAGTTGAAGGCGTCCTCCAGCAGCTTGGCCACCGGCACCACCCCCTTGGCCGCGTGGGCCACGCCCTTGATGGGTTCCCCCCGGGCGCGCAGCTTGGAGAGGTTCAAGGCCACCCCCCCGCCGATCTTGGAGAGCTGCATGGCCGCGTTCAGGTTGAAGCCAATGGAATTGAGGCTGTCGTCGAGCTCGAGCAAAAAGCACGAGACCAGCTCCCCGCGCCGGGCCCGGCCCGCATTGAGGAAGGTGGGGGTGGCGGGCTGGTAGCGCCCCTCCATCATGGCCCGCACGTAGGCGCGGGCTTTTTCTACGTCGCCCTGCGCCAGGTGCAGCGCCACCGCCAGCACCCGGTCCTCGTAGCGCTCGAGGTAGTGCCGCTTGTCGTCGGACTTCAGGGCGTAGTCCTTGTAGAACTTGGAGATGGCCATGAAGCTCTGAAAGCGGAAGCCGTAGCTGTAGGCCAGGTCGGAGAGTTCCAGCAGGTCCTCTTTGCGGTAGAGGCGGAAGAAATCCTCGTAGTACCCCTCGGCGATGAGGGCCTGCATCCGTTCGATGGGCCCGGCGAAACGGCGCAGCCGGGCCTTTACCTCTTCGGCGAAGGCCTGGGCCGCCTCGAGGTCCTTCTCCAGCTGGAAAAATCCGTCCTTTTTGTGAAGTACGGCGCTGTTGAGTTCAAGGTAACGCAAGGTTCTCCTCCTAGTGTTTGCTTCGCAAAGCAGCCTAGTGTTTGCTTCGCAAAGCAGCCCTGCCCGCCCGGTGCACAGCCGCCGGCAGGCGGGGTGGCGCGTCAGCGCTTCCGTCCCGCGCTGCGCCAAGGCGCGGCGTGGGATCGTCGGCCAGGCTCGCCGCCGCCGCGAGCAGGCGCAAGCGGTCTTTTTCCGTACCCGCGAGTTCAAACTTGAGCAGGATCGGAAAGCCGTAGCGCCCGGCCAGCAGGTCCGCCGCGCGGGCGAAGTTGACCCCCCAGTTGCGGTTGCCGCTGGCCGCCACCCCCCGGATGAACGGCCGGTTCTCCTGCGCAAAGCGCTCCACCTCCGGGGGGATCTGCCCGAAGCCGGTGGTGTAGGTCACCAGCACACAGGGCTCCTCCACCCGCTCCTCCCCGTCCCGAAGGCGCAGGCTCCGCAGCGGCAGGCGCTCCACGAAGCGGGCCACATTACCGGTTTTTGAAGCGTAGACGATCAACATACGAAGGCAAAACCTCCCCCGTGCGCCCACTTCAGGTGGGCAGAAGGGCGTATGGCCATAGGCGTAGCCTGCTCCGCCGCAGCGCGGCGGGTAGGGGCTGCCGGGCTAGGTTGTGCAGGGAACGGTCATCATCGATCCTTTCCGTCCTTTGCGCGAGGACTCGGGGACCTACTCGGGCAGGCATTCGGGCTTTTACCGTTGCGCGACAGCGGCGGAATTGCACCGCACTTCCCCTGGCACCGGTAGGGAAACCACATATTGTGGTTTCTGGCCGATAACCTACTACGAGTTGTAGTGGGGTGTCAAGGCCGTCCGGCGTCCGGGATTTCGAGCCTCACTCCCCCTAGGAGGGCTTGGGTCTGGTCCCGCTCAGGAAACTCCACCCCTTCCCCGGCGGCCCGGGCCGCCGCCAGCGCGGTGGCGTAGCGGGCCACCTCCTGCCAGGGCCACCCCTGGAGGATCCCCGCGACGACCCCGGCCAGCAGGGCATCCCCGCAGCCGACGGTGCTCCTCACCCGGACCCGGGGGGGGAAGGCCAGCACGGCTTCTCGAGGGGACAGGAAAACCGCCCCCTCCCCCCCTAGGGAGAGCACCACGTGCTGGGCGCCCAGCTTTTGGATGTGCCTGGCGGCGCGCAGGGCGTCCTCCTTACCGATGGGCCATCCCAGCAACTCCTCGGCCTCGAGCCGGTTCGGCTTGACCAGGAAAGGCCGGGCAGGAAGGGCTTGGCGCAGGGCCTCCCCGCCGGTGTCCAGCAGGACCTTGGCCCCAAGGGCCTGGAGCCGTCGCGCCAGATCGGCGTACACCTCCGGGCCAACCCCCCCGGGCAGGCTGCCGGACAACACCACCAGGTCTCCCGCCTCCAGTTGGTCCAGCACCGCGGCTTCGACCCGGATCCGCTCCTCCTCCCGCAGGGTGGGGCCGGGGGCGTTGAACTCGGTGACCTCGCCGGTTTCCACGTCGGTGGCCTTGAAGTTGCCGCGGGTGGCACCGGCGATCTTCACGCTGGCCAGCTCGAGGTTGGGGGTGGCCTGCAACGAGCGCTCTATGGCCAGGCCAAAGCCTCCCCCTAATGGGGCCACCGCCCGCACCGGGATGCCCTGCCGGGCCAGCGCCCGGGCCACGTTGATGCCCTTGCCGCTGGGCTCCACCTCCATGGCCTGGGCCCGGTTTAGCGCGCCCAGACGGGGAGCCTGAACCACCATCTTCAGGTCTAATGCGGGGTTTAGGGTTAGGGTGACGACTTTCGGAGGGCTCATGGGTTCTCCTCGGCAAGTGCGGCTTGGGCCTGGGTCAGCGCCTTCAGCACGCGCGTATAGGAGCGCCGTAACCGGGCCGCGGCCTCCGGCTGGTGGGGGATAAAGCGGGCGCGCGGCTTCAGCCCCCGGGCCCGCCCAGCCTGCCCCCGCAGGTGCCGCCAGGCCAGGAAGGCTGCCCCCCAGGCCGCGGCGTGGGGGCAGGTGTAGACCTCCAGCGGCCTTCCCAGCATCTCGGCCTTGATCTGCATCCACAGCGCGTTGGCGGTGGGGCCGCCCGCAGCCCGGATGGGGCCCTTCCCCTCCTCTCCCCCGGCCTCCCGCAGGCGCTGCAAAAGCCGGTAGCTCTCGAAGGAAAGCCCCTCCATCAGGGCCCGAGCGAGGTGGCCCGGGCCGTGGGACTCGCGCAGGCCCCAGAACACCCCGCCCGGCAGGGCGGCCTCGCCCGGATCGTCGCTGAGCGGGCCCAGGTGGGGGACAAAGCGCAGCCCCTCCGCCCCCAGGGGAACCCGGGAGGCGGCCTGGGTGAGGCGCGGGCGTACGGCCTCGGCGCCCTCCCCCGCCCCGTCCAGGATGCGCACCCACCAATCGAAGACCGACCCCGAAGCCCGCAGCGTGGCCATGAGGTAGTAGTGCCCGGCGAGGGCGTGGTGGCCGACGATGGCCGTGCTCGAGCGCAGGGCCCGGTCCAGGCCCTCCGGGCCGATCACCTGGAGCAGGGTTTCCGCGGTGCCACAGGCGTTGATGACGCTCCCCGGTTCCAGCGCGCCCAGCCCCGCCGCCGCACAGGCCTGGTCGTGTCCGGCCTCCATCACCGCAAGGCCCGGAGGCAGCCCGGTCTGCCGTGCGGCTTCCGGGGTCACGCGGCCGATGGGGGCGCCGGGCGGCCGCAACGGGGCCGGCAGATCCGGGTCCAGGTCCAGCGCGAGCAACAGGTCCTCCATCCAGCGGCGCTCCCGCAGGTCAAAGAGCAGGGTGCGCGAAGCCTGGGTCAGGCCCATCTGCAACGCGCCGGTGAGGCGGAAGGCGATCCAGTCGGCCACCGAGGTCCAGCGGGGGCCGTCTTGGAACAGCTCAGGGTGCTCCG harbors:
- a CDS encoding ABC transporter ATP-binding protein; its protein translation is MVRLEGVTKAFGAGMGVFGVELEVIPGEILVLLGASGSGKSTLLNLVAGLLLPDRGRVVLAEKEVTRLPPERRQVAYVFQDLGLWPHLTALEHLLLVMPHPERKEALALLERVGLLDHAHRRPGELSGGQKQRIALARALARKPQVILLDEPYSALDPVLREGLRLEVRALLKETGTTALHVTHDPEEAMLLGDRVGVMAGGRLLEVGPPREVYERPLSLAAFLAFGRANVLSDGEGFLAFRYEEVAPGGPLCARVLERREVRGEVLCRVRLPQGEAWVRLEAQPGQEVGLTLLRPRRLAPKAEVLAKG
- a CDS encoding MFS transporter; the protein is MTRRALSALRAGFRSLEVRNYRLYFWGQLISLTGTWMQSTAQALLVLRIADTPAAVGLVAGFQFLPSLLFVLPSGVWADRSDRYRLIFWSQTLAMLLAAVFAALVSWGHIRLWQIYWLVFLQGTVNAVSQPVRRAFVVNLVDPERRANALALNSAAFNGSRVLGPALAGLLIGPLGLAAMFWLNALSFLAVLVGLRLMDMRSLPAPRRGGRVRIWSELGEGLGYLWRHPELRRLTLLVAFIGTFGYNFTVILPLVGGYALHLQDKSAEYGGLGAMLGFGSLAGALFTLYGGRPRLGRLLWIAALFGGVLGGLALSPSYLASSLLLLGLGLSGVFFSTQANNFLQLEAPDELRGRVSSVYQLLLLGSTPLGGLFIGGASHLLGVQAALLLCAVLCWVGVTLALPKPG
- a CDS encoding acyl-CoA thioesterase; this encodes MSRAPGGAGLEAGVRAETRTVHLVRPGDCNHYGSLFGGTAMAWMDEAAFVAATRHARGKVVTVHADAMDFRHPVPQGSIVELVAWVKEVGKSSMRLEVEMWVEPMERDERRLACRAGFVMVAVGPDGQPIPVFSGHPRGP
- the nrdF gene encoding class 1b ribonucleoside-diphosphate reductase subunit beta, whose translation is MSEVLSPQDPFQAVNWNRPDDPYTKMFWDQNVRQFWVDEEIPLADDKLSWMTLGPAEQRAYEEVLAGLTLLDTVQGGVGMPQIARWVPGLQAKAVLSFMGAMEHMHAKSYSSIFSTLCTSERIEALFDWVRHQPELQAKLALIHRAYTEIQDPGSLYRAMAASVLLESYLFYSGFFYPLYLAGQGRLTSSGEIISLILRDEAIHGVYVGLLAQEVRSRMGEREGERAGRAVLEMLERLDRLEARYTQALYAPIGLEEAVLRFSRYNADKALMNLGLEPYFGVEAEDVNPVVLAGLRTETKHHDFFSTKGNGYVKALRVEPLSDADFYFPEEALR
- the metE gene encoding 5-methyltetrahydropteroyltriglutamate--homocysteine S-methyltransferase, with protein sequence MPVAVSNLGFPRIGPRRELKFALEEFWSGKTSASALREVARGLRKANWARQHALGITHLPSNDFSLYDHMLDTSVMVGAIPAIYGWSRGEPSLEVYFAMARGSATLNAGGVPALEMTKWFDTNYHFMVPELEANQNFQLAATKPIDEYLEAKALGYQTRPVLVGPVTYLKLAKSTPKALNPLTLIDRLVPVYIEVLRRLYEHGAQWVQMDEPALSLDLDETALGAFRTAYTAIARAVPNLRVLLTSYFGGYGDNLELVLSLPVAGIHLDLVRAPDQLEPVLRKAPAELTLSLGVIDGRNVWRSDLPAILDRLEPVVEARGEERIIVAPSCSLLHVPIDLSLETALDPELKSWLAFAIQKLEELSILGRALNQGREAVKDELAASAAAVIARKTSAKVYDPQVRDRLARITPEMTRRKSPFPLRRKAQQAHLGLPLFPTTTIGSFPQTGEVRKARAAFSRGELSAEGYTGFLRRQVEEAIRWQEEIGLDVLVHGEFERNDMVQYFAERLEGYAFTQHGWVQSYGSRYVRPPILFGDVSRPRPISLEWSSYAQSLTHKPVKGMLTGPVTMLLWSFVRDDLPREQVCRQIALALRDEVIDLERAGIRVIQIDEPALREGLPLRRAEWDHYLAWAVECFRLCSSAVADETQIHTHMCYSEFNDIIRSIGDMDADVISIEASRSKMDLLEAFTAYRYPNQIGPGIYDIHSPRVPPVSEMVALLQKALQYLRPDQLWVNPDCGLKTRRWAEVRPALVNLVEAARQLRAKPEHNPQEPL
- the nrdE gene encoding class 1b ribonucleoside-diphosphate reductase subunit alpha, with the protein product MRYLELNSAVLHKKDGFFQLEKDLEAAQAFAEEVKARLRRFAGPIERMQALIAEGYYEDFFRLYRKEDLLELSDLAYSYGFRFQSFMAISKFYKDYALKSDDKRHYLERYEDRVLAVALHLAQGDVEKARAYVRAMMEGRYQPATPTFLNAGRARRGELVSCFLLELDDSLNSIGFNLNAAMQLSKIGGGVALNLSKLRARGEPIKGVAHAAKGVVPVAKLLEDAFNYADQMGQRKGAGAVYLNIFHWDVEEFLDTKKINADEKSRLQTLSLGLIVPDKFFELAQAGREFYVFAPYSVYQVFGEHLDDMDLDRMYERLVAHPEVKKRPLEARQMLTRIAQTQFESGYPYIVYRSNANRVHALRRLGQIKMSNLCTEIFQLQTTSQIGDYGQPDRIGYDVSCNLGSLNIAGVMASGKLQESVHTAMDALTAVSDLSDVRNAPGVGRANRAFHAVGLGAMNLHGYLAKNHIPYESEEARDFARSFFAAVNYHSLERSMHIARERGVRFEGFENSDYASGEYFERYEHTDYRPRTQAVRELFAGIPLPSPADWERLRREVQQHGLYHAYRLAIAPTASISYIQNATPSIAPIVDVVETRTYGNATTYYPVPYLSEETYWYYKSAYHMDMYRVIDLVAEIQPHVDQGISTVLYVTSETSTRELARLYVYAWKKGLKSLYYTRTRNLTVEECLACAV
- the nrdI gene encoding class Ib ribonucleoside-diphosphate reductase assembly flavoprotein NrdI, whose product is MLIVYASKTGNVARFVERLPLRSLRLRDGEERVEEPCVLVTYTTGFGQIPPEVERFAQENRPFIRGVAASGNRNWGVNFARAADLLAGRYGFPILLKFELAGTEKDRLRLLAAAASLADDPTPRLGAARDGSADAPPRLPAAVHRAGRAALRSKH